In the Necator americanus strain Aroian chromosome X, whole genome shotgun sequence genome, tcatGGGGCCTACATAGTACTAATTTTATCGCTTATACAAGctgcagatgtttttttcatcGCTTTTTTGAGCAATGATAAGAAAATTCGTCACTGTTTTATGAGAGTTGTTCGCTTTAAACTCCTAAACGCTAAATGCAAAAACCACACAACTACGTAGGATTGATTTCTGCCCGTCGCAGTAGAAACGGCAATACATCGTCTTGTGCTGCTTCACTGCATCAATGTTCATTTCAATAGAGTACGTAATATATTTAGTGTTTCGCAATGAAGGAATGGCGAAGCAATGTTCAagctatgaaagaaatgaagtttgtCTCCTACGGCCTCTTAGTACTCAATACGTTGTTTCATCTGGTtagttccatttcttcttttgaaaaaacaataatacaGAAATTTGTAGTGTTTTGATGTGATGGTTATGAGAGCAAGTTAAGTActtctattttaaaataaagatcAAAATTCTTATTTAGCCATGTGCGTTTAAAACACTTTGTCTCCCACTTCATTAATTTTACAACTTCTATTATACTATTGATAGTGCATTTTATTTAGTCCATTGTTTGAAGGTTTGTCCTCAAATTGACAGCCGACTGTGGATACCGGATACTCACtcgttttgatttcttctctcacactcaacattttccattttctaggtaagatttttttaaacaactcaCTTTACGGCAAGGCCGGAAGGTTTGATCACAACGCATTGTATAGTTAACATCTTCTTCTTGCTTTCGTACTTATGGCCATTTATCCTACTCTCGATGTTCTTTATCTGCTTAGTATTTTCCCAAAAAGTCACGGACCAAAAGGTGTGGAATTATACAAGCACAATCTTCAAAACGTGCTCTATgctatctatttttctaacattttgcgttccttaatatgtgtttcctccacaacggtttaccgcctcatagtggcgtggaggtgacactgggcgtcgaactgcgatgcacagcggaggttcgtcctccggcagggtctcccaagctgagaaggagttcgacacatccgacattccgacttctcggaatcggaagcctagctaagagtaaaccactgctaagattcgccaccgtcttggcaaaatgtcgcaaggtggttccctgatccatataggttgggcgacgacctgtggtgaaagctaagctcgccgtggcatggctgcttagtttggggaaaagtctctttgccactccagcatattcactgcctcagtaccctgcacactgggccctgccgtctcagacgtcggacggtatggcgaccggtgagaggcgattaaatctcaggttgctcaagacgtcattgattctggaccaaggcgacacacgcacgactcgccatggacactgtctcagactgtgtacttacaacgcgagaacagtttccacagacgccgacctgcatgcccttctcggagctgcagagcgtatcaaatttcacgtgattgctctgcaggagaccaagtgcagaaggagcgacgtacgacagatgaatgacggtacactcgtcattcgtggagagaaggttccgtcgcgaaatgtaggcggtgttggtttcgttgtgcacccatctgtcgtccatctcgtcgattctcacgagatcctgtcacctcgtctggccattcttcgcctccgccctctgcgccaaaaatccatcagtatcatcaactgctattcgccaacatcagcagctgatgattccgaattggacgcgtttcacgaggagctggaggaagtagtccacaacgagaagtccttttacaaattcgttgtcggagacttcaacgcaaaactaggaaaggccacagaagaggaatacaggattggaagatttggactaggggaccggaatgaaaatggcaatcgtctcgccgggctgttgtccgccgctcgcctctttcatgggaactctcttttcatgaaaaaagatcatcgtcggtggacatgggaatcgcccaatggcgcgactcgtgcggagatcgaccacatactcaccaaccggaggtggtgtctacttgacgtctcagtagtaccatccttttgtagtggttctgatcaccgtctccttcgtgcgaaaatacgacttagccacacgatggaaaagaatatctgctatcggcaacgaaggagaaaagaagtcgtctacgacgattgcgtactcgaggactccctgtcccaaggtgactggcacatcgaggaggacccaaacatggactacgagatgctgctcagaggattacgagcctgtgctgaacgtgcctcgaagtcgcgcacgacaaacttggatcgaatttcgaa is a window encoding:
- a CDS encoding hypothetical protein (NECATOR_CHRX.G23098.T1); this translates as MSDVSNSFSAWETLPEDEPPLCIAVRRPVSPPRHYEAIKNIESRINGHKYESKKKMLTIQCVVIKPSGLAVKAEKNSTIIFPFPIDLLSSFLHRPSVKPVNITFELSSRINTVRN